Proteins from a genomic interval of Mycobacterium conspicuum:
- a CDS encoding phospho-sugar mutase, with amino-acid sequence MTPEEWIAHDPDPQTAAELAACDAGELTARFARPLVFGTAGLRGPVRGGPDAMNVAVVLRATWAVARVLGDRVGSLVVVGRDARHGSAAFATAAAEVLAAEGFSVLLLPGPVPTPVVAFAVRHTGAAAGIQITASHNPRGDNGYKVYVDGGLQIISPTDREIESAMAAAPFADEIACQPVHPAEATLIQDYIERAAGVRRSDRPVRSLRIALTPLHGVGGAVAVEALHRAGFEQVHTVGAQFAPDPDFPTVAFPNPEEPGATDALLTLAADTRADVAIALDPDADRCAVGIPTVSGWRMLSGDETGWLLGDYILAHEKSENPVVASTVVSSRMLAAIAAHHGATHVETLTGFKWLARADADQPGTLVYAYEEAIGHCVDPAAVRDKDGISAAVLVCDLVAALKEQGRSVPEALDELARRHGVHDVAALSRRLADPQEAEDVMRRLRAAPPERLAGFDVETTDITDALIFTGGDDDTSVRAVVRPSGTEPKLKCYTEVRCAVTGELGRTRDRAAALRDELVAEMRRRLN; translated from the coding sequence GTGACACCCGAGGAGTGGATCGCGCACGATCCCGACCCGCAGACGGCCGCCGAGCTCGCCGCGTGCGATGCGGGAGAACTCACGGCGCGGTTCGCCCGGCCACTGGTGTTCGGCACGGCGGGATTGCGCGGGCCGGTGCGCGGCGGACCGGACGCGATGAACGTCGCGGTGGTGCTGCGGGCGACCTGGGCGGTGGCGCGGGTGCTCGGAGACCGGGTGGGGTCGCTGGTGGTCGTCGGGCGCGATGCCCGGCACGGCTCGGCGGCCTTTGCCACCGCGGCGGCTGAAGTTCTTGCCGCCGAAGGCTTTTCGGTTCTTCTGCTGCCCGGTCCGGTGCCCACGCCGGTGGTGGCCTTCGCGGTTCGTCACACGGGTGCGGCCGCCGGGATACAGATCACCGCCTCGCACAATCCGCGCGGCGACAACGGGTACAAGGTGTACGTCGACGGCGGGCTGCAGATCATCTCCCCCACCGACCGCGAGATCGAAAGCGCAATGGCCGCTGCGCCTTTCGCCGACGAAATCGCTTGCCAGCCCGTTCACCCCGCCGAAGCCACCCTCATCCAGGACTACATCGAGCGCGCAGCCGGGGTGCGACGATCGGACCGGCCGGTGCGCTCGTTGAGGATAGCGCTGACACCGCTGCACGGCGTGGGTGGCGCCGTGGCCGTCGAGGCGTTGCATCGCGCCGGCTTCGAACAGGTCCACACTGTCGGGGCGCAGTTCGCGCCGGACCCCGACTTTCCCACCGTCGCGTTTCCCAACCCGGAAGAACCGGGAGCCACCGACGCGCTGCTGACGCTGGCCGCGGACACCCGCGCCGACGTCGCGATCGCGCTGGATCCCGACGCCGACCGATGCGCGGTCGGGATACCGACGGTGTCGGGTTGGCGGATGCTGTCCGGCGACGAAACCGGTTGGCTGCTCGGCGATTACATCTTGGCGCATGAGAAATCCGAGAACCCCGTCGTGGCCAGCACCGTGGTGTCCTCGCGCATGCTGGCGGCGATCGCCGCACACCACGGCGCCACCCACGTCGAGACGCTCACCGGCTTCAAATGGCTGGCGCGTGCCGATGCAGACCAGCCCGGCACGCTGGTGTACGCCTACGAGGAAGCGATCGGACACTGCGTCGATCCCGCCGCCGTGCGCGACAAGGACGGCATCAGCGCGGCGGTGCTGGTGTGCGACCTGGTGGCGGCGCTCAAGGAGCAGGGCCGTTCGGTGCCCGAGGCGCTCGACGAACTCGCCCGCCGGCACGGCGTGCACGACGTCGCCGCCCTGTCGCGTCGGCTCGCCGACCCGCAGGAGGCCGAGGATGTGATGCGGCGGCTTCGCGCGGCCCCGCCCGAACGCCTGGCGGGCTTCGACGTCGAGACCACCGATATCACCGACGCGTTGATCTTCACCGGCGGCGACGACGACACGTCGGTCAGGGCGGTGGTGCGGCCGTCGGGCACTGAGCCAAAGCTGAAGTGCTACACCGAGGTTCGGTGCGCGGTGACCGGCGAGCTGGGCCGCACCCGGGATCGTGCGGCGGCGCTGCGCGACGAGCTGGTCGCCGAGATGCGGCGCCGGTTGAACTAG
- a CDS encoding purine-nucleoside phosphorylase, whose protein sequence is MAETLPAPGELARLAAAAIAERTGVDRHDAAIILGSGWSPAVAAFGAPTAALPQANLPGFRPPTAVGHAGELLSVRIGKHRVLVLVGRVHAYEGHDLTHVVHPVRAACAAGARVIVLTNAAGGLRPDLAVGQPVLISDHLNLTGRSPLIGAQFVDMTDAYAPRLRKLARDLDPTLAEGVYAGLSGPQYETPAEIRMLRTLGADLVGMSTVHETIAARAAGAEVLAVSLVTNLAAGITGAPLSHADVLAVGAASAARIGTLLASVVAGL, encoded by the coding sequence GTGGCCGAAACCCTGCCCGCCCCCGGCGAACTCGCGCGGCTGGCCGCAGCAGCGATCGCCGAGCGGACCGGGGTCGACCGGCACGACGCCGCGATCATCCTCGGGTCGGGATGGTCGCCGGCGGTCGCCGCGTTCGGCGCCCCGACGGCCGCCCTCCCCCAGGCCAACCTGCCGGGGTTCCGGCCGCCCACCGCGGTCGGGCACGCCGGCGAGCTGTTGTCGGTGCGCATCGGCAAGCATCGCGTCCTGGTTCTGGTCGGTCGCGTGCACGCCTACGAGGGGCATGACCTGACCCATGTGGTGCACCCGGTGCGGGCGGCCTGCGCGGCGGGGGCACGCGTGATCGTGCTCACCAACGCCGCCGGCGGGCTGCGCCCGGACCTGGCGGTCGGTCAGCCGGTCTTGATTAGCGATCACCTGAACCTGACGGGGCGTTCGCCGCTGATCGGCGCGCAGTTCGTCGACATGACCGACGCGTATGCGCCGCGATTGCGCAAGCTCGCCCGCGACCTGGACCCGACGCTGGCCGAGGGTGTCTACGCCGGGCTGTCGGGCCCGCAGTACGAGACGCCGGCGGAGATCCGGATGCTGCGGACGCTGGGCGCCGATCTGGTGGGCATGTCGACGGTGCACGAAACCATCGCGGCCCGGGCGGCCGGCGCCGAGGTGCTGGCCGTATCCCTGGTGACAAACCTGGCCGCGGGCATCACCGGTGCGCCGCTGAGCCACGCCGATGTGCTGGCCGTCGGGGCCGCATCGGCGGCGCGGATCGGCACCCTGCTGGCCTCCGTGGTAGCAGGGTTGTAG
- a CDS encoding cutinase family protein, whose protein sequence is MGFARWPISALAVAVSVATIICGPAPRARADCPDVQLIFARGTAEPPGLGAVGDALFGALQPALGGRSLDNYAVNYPASYNFLTTADAANDARDHIGQMADQCPRTRLVLGGFSQGAAAVSMLAGVPPLGNTIGNFGSAPALDPGLANKIAAVAVFGNPGNRFNTPLSSAGQFAGRAIDLCSPGDPICVVGGRDRDAHHEYEAPPYPGEAAGFIAGRA, encoded by the coding sequence ATGGGTTTTGCTCGGTGGCCGATCTCGGCTCTCGCTGTTGCCGTATCGGTGGCCACGATCATCTGCGGTCCCGCGCCACGGGCACGAGCCGACTGTCCGGACGTCCAACTGATCTTCGCGCGCGGCACCGCCGAGCCGCCCGGTTTGGGCGCCGTCGGCGACGCGCTGTTCGGCGCGCTGCAGCCCGCGCTCGGCGGCCGCAGCCTCGACAACTACGCGGTGAACTACCCGGCCAGCTACAACTTTCTGACCACCGCCGACGCCGCCAACGACGCGCGGGACCACATCGGGCAGATGGCCGACCAGTGCCCGCGGACGCGGCTGGTGCTCGGCGGCTTCTCGCAGGGCGCGGCCGCGGTGTCGATGCTCGCGGGGGTGCCGCCGCTGGGGAACACCATCGGCAATTTCGGATCGGCCCCCGCGCTGGATCCCGGTCTAGCGAACAAGATCGCCGCCGTCGCGGTGTTCGGGAACCCCGGCAACCGGTTCAACACGCCCCTGTCCTCGGCGGGCCAGTTCGCCGGCCGTGCCATCGACCTGTGCAGCCCGGGTGACCCGATCTGCGTCGTGGGCGGTCGCGACCGCGATGCCCACCACGAATACGAAGCACCGCCGTACCCCGGCGAGGCGGCCGGATTCATCGCGGGACGGGCGTGA
- a CDS encoding pseudouridine synthase — protein sequence MRPAPLPVRDGLGPVRVRLRGGAVLAELTTRFGAAARAKVLAGEVVDADGAVIDAATVLPAGASVYLYRELPDEVPVPFDIPVLYRDADIVVVDKPHFLATMPRGRHVAQTALVRLRRELGLPELSPAHRLDRLTAGVLLLTARRESRGTYQTLFARGLVRKTYLARAAVDPALTLPRLVRSRIVKRRGHLQAVSEPGVPNAETLIELQDRNGLYRLTPRTGRTHQLRVHMASLGLPIAGDPLYPNVIDVPADDFSTPLRLLAQRIEFDDPRTGRRREFVSRRGLDAV from the coding sequence TTGAGGCCCGCACCCCTGCCGGTGCGCGACGGGTTGGGGCCGGTGCGGGTACGGCTGCGCGGCGGGGCGGTCCTGGCCGAGCTGACCACGCGATTCGGCGCGGCGGCGCGCGCCAAGGTGCTGGCCGGCGAGGTCGTCGACGCCGACGGCGCGGTGATCGATGCGGCCACCGTGCTGCCCGCCGGGGCCAGCGTGTACCTGTACCGTGAGCTGCCCGACGAGGTGCCGGTGCCGTTCGACATCCCCGTGCTTTATCGGGACGCCGACATCGTGGTCGTCGACAAACCGCACTTTTTGGCCACCATGCCCCGGGGGCGCCACGTCGCCCAGACCGCGCTGGTCCGGCTGCGCCGCGAACTGGGACTGCCCGAGCTCAGCCCGGCGCACCGGCTGGACCGGCTCACCGCCGGGGTGCTGCTGCTCACCGCCCGGCGGGAGTCGCGCGGCACCTACCAGACGCTGTTCGCCCGGGGTCTGGTGCGCAAGACGTACCTGGCGCGGGCGGCGGTCGATCCGGCGCTGACGCTGCCGCGGCTGGTGCGAAGCCGGATCGTCAAGCGCCGCGGTCACCTGCAGGCGGTCAGCGAGCCCGGCGTGCCCAACGCCGAGACGCTGATCGAGCTGCAAGACCGGAACGGCCTGTACCGGTTGACGCCGCGCACCGGGCGCACCCATCAACTGCGGGTTCACATGGCCTCGCTGGGGTTGCCGATTGCGGGAGACCCGTTGTACCCCAACGTTATTGACGTGCCGGCCGACGACTTTAGCACACCGCTGCGGTTGCTGGCGCAGCGCATCGAGTTCGACGACCCGCGCACGGGGCGGCGTCGGGAGTTCGTCAGCCGGCGCGGGTTAGACGCGGTTTAG
- a CDS encoding M20 family metallopeptidase, whose protein sequence is MPVASPLDVVEEVVRRRGGDLVELSHAIHAEPELAFDEHRSCAKAQQLVAERGFEITARAGGLDTAFRADFGSGPLVVGICAEYDALPEIGHACGHNIIAASAVGTALALSEVADDLGLTVSLLGTPAEEAGGGKALMLQAGTFDDVAVAVMVHPGPTDIAAARSLALSEAIVRYLGKESHAAVAPFMGLNAADAVTVAQVAIGLLRQQLAPGQLMHGIVTDGGQAVNVIPGRATLQYAMRALESDSLRELEGRMYACFAAGALAAGCEYEIETPAPAYDELKPDRWLAETCRDEMRRLGREPVTPEVEAALPMGSTDMGNVTQVLPGIHPVIGVDAGGATVHQRAFAAAAAGPSADRAVVDGAIMLARTVVQLAQDSGERDRVLAAQETRARG, encoded by the coding sequence ATGCCTGTAGCCAGCCCACTCGATGTCGTGGAAGAGGTGGTGCGGCGTCGGGGCGGTGACTTGGTGGAGCTGTCCCACGCCATCCACGCCGAGCCGGAGCTGGCGTTCGACGAACACCGCAGCTGCGCCAAGGCGCAGCAGCTGGTGGCCGAGCGGGGTTTCGAGATCACGGCGCGCGCCGGCGGCCTCGACACGGCGTTTCGCGCCGACTTCGGCAGCGGACCGCTGGTCGTGGGGATCTGCGCCGAATATGACGCGCTGCCCGAGATCGGGCACGCCTGCGGCCACAACATCATCGCCGCGTCGGCGGTGGGCACCGCGCTGGCGCTGTCCGAGGTCGCCGACGATCTCGGGCTGACGGTTTCGCTGCTGGGGACGCCCGCCGAGGAAGCCGGCGGTGGCAAGGCGCTGATGCTGCAGGCCGGCACGTTCGACGACGTCGCCGTCGCGGTGATGGTGCACCCCGGCCCGACCGACATCGCCGCGGCCCGCTCGCTGGCGCTGTCCGAAGCGATCGTGCGCTACCTGGGCAAGGAATCACACGCCGCCGTCGCGCCCTTTATGGGGCTCAACGCCGCCGACGCCGTGACCGTCGCGCAGGTCGCCATCGGACTGCTGCGCCAGCAACTGGCGCCCGGGCAGCTGATGCACGGCATCGTCACCGACGGCGGGCAGGCGGTCAACGTCATCCCCGGGCGCGCGACCCTGCAATACGCGATGCGGGCGCTCGAATCGGATTCGCTGCGCGAGCTGGAAGGCCGGATGTACGCCTGCTTCGCCGCGGGCGCGCTGGCCGCGGGCTGCGAATACGAGATCGAAACCCCGGCGCCCGCCTACGACGAACTCAAGCCCGACCGCTGGCTCGCCGAAACCTGCCGCGACGAGATGCGCCGGCTCGGCCGCGAGCCGGTGACGCCCGAAGTCGAGGCCGCGCTGCCGATGGGCAGCACCGACATGGGCAACGTGACGCAGGTGTTGCCCGGGATTCACCCGGTGATCGGCGTCGACGCCGGCGGGGCCACGGTGCACCAGCGCGCGTTCGCCGCCGCGGCCGCGGGTCCCAGCGCCGACCGCGCCGTGGTCGACGGCGCGATCATGCTGGCCCGCACGGTCGTTCAGCTCGCGCAGGACTCCGGCGAGCGCGACCGGGTGCTGGCGGCGCAGGAAACCAGGGCGCGCGGATGA
- a CDS encoding gamma-glutamylcyclotransferase, which translates to MPLYAAYGSNMHPEQMQQRAPHSPMAGTGWLPGWRLTFGGEDFGWEGALATVVEDPGSRVFVVLYDMTPADEMNLDRWEGSEFGVHKKIRCRVERLSSDTTTDPVLAWLYVLDAWEGGLPSARYLGVMADAAEIAGAPADYVHDIRTRPARNIGPGTSV; encoded by the coding sequence GTGCCGCTCTACGCCGCCTATGGCTCGAACATGCATCCCGAGCAGATGCAGCAGCGGGCACCCCACTCGCCGATGGCGGGGACCGGCTGGTTGCCGGGGTGGCGGCTGACGTTCGGCGGCGAGGACTTCGGCTGGGAAGGGGCGTTGGCCACCGTCGTCGAGGATCCGGGATCGCGGGTGTTCGTCGTGCTGTACGACATGACGCCGGCCGACGAGATGAACCTCGACCGCTGGGAGGGCTCGGAGTTCGGCGTGCACAAGAAGATCCGCTGCCGCGTGGAACGGTTGTCGTCGGACACCACCACCGATCCCGTCCTGGCGTGGCTGTACGTGCTGGACGCCTGGGAGGGCGGGCTGCCGTCGGCGCGTTATCTCGGTGTTATGGCCGATGCGGCCGAGATCGCCGGCGCGCCAGCCGATTACGTCCACGACATCCGCACCCGCCCGGCCCGCAACATCGGCCCCGGTACCAGCGTCTAG
- a CDS encoding DUF732 domain-containing protein — translation MARTRIFTGGVIPLIALLGALGTTAPIAYADLAADNTFTAALNSKGIHFASPQAAIIAGHEVCDELGLGRTQVQVATDVTKNSNLDGYHAGYFVGLSVATYCPQRAS, via the coding sequence ATGGCACGGACCCGTATCTTCACCGGCGGGGTGATCCCGCTGATCGCGCTGCTTGGCGCCCTGGGAACGACGGCGCCGATCGCTTACGCGGACCTCGCTGCGGACAACACGTTCACCGCCGCGCTCAATTCCAAGGGCATCCACTTCGCGTCACCGCAAGCCGCGATCATCGCCGGCCATGAGGTCTGCGACGAACTGGGGCTTGGGCGGACGCAGGTGCAGGTCGCGACCGATGTGACGAAGAACAGCAACCTGGACGGCTATCACGCCGGTTACTTCGTCGGCCTGTCCGTGGCCACGTATTGCCCGCAGCGCGCGTCCTAG
- a CDS encoding glycerol-3-phosphate dehydrogenase/oxidase, whose protein sequence is MTESSPAPATLGPATRAAAWERLGSEQFDVVVIGGGVVGAGCALDAATRGLKVALVEARDLASGTSSRSSKMFHGGLRYLEQLEFGLVREALFERELSLTRLAPHLVKPLPFLFPLTKRGWERPYIAAGIFLYDSLGGAKSVPAQKHLTRAGALRLSPGLKRTSLIGGIRYYDTVVDDARHTMTVARTAAHYGAVVRTSTQVVALLREGDRVVGVRVRDSEDGSITEVRGHVVVNATGVWTDEIQALSKQRGRFQVRASKGVHIVVPRDRIVSDVAIILRTEKSVMFVIPWGNHWIIGTTDTDWNLDLAHPAATKADIDYILGTVNTVLATPLTHADIDGVYAGLRPLLAGESEETSKLSREHAVAVPAPGLVAIAGGKYTTYRVMASDAIDTAVQFVPARVAPSITEKVSLLGADGYFALINQAEHVGELVGLHPYRVRHLLDRYGALMDDVLALAADRPELLSPIKEAPGYLKVEALYAVTDEGALHLEDILARRMRISIEYSHRGVDCAREVAEVVAPVLGWSAADIDREVANYTARVEAEILSQAQPDDVSADELRASAPEARAEILEPVPLS, encoded by the coding sequence GTGACCGAATCGTCGCCGGCCCCCGCCACGCTCGGGCCCGCTACCCGCGCGGCGGCCTGGGAACGGCTCGGCTCCGAGCAATTCGACGTGGTGGTCATCGGCGGCGGCGTGGTCGGTGCCGGGTGCGCGCTGGACGCGGCCACGCGTGGACTCAAGGTGGCGCTGGTCGAGGCGCGGGACCTGGCGTCGGGCACGTCGAGCCGGTCGTCGAAGATGTTCCACGGCGGCCTGCGCTACCTCGAACAGCTGGAATTCGGGCTGGTGCGCGAGGCGCTGTTCGAGCGGGAGTTGTCGCTGACCCGGCTGGCGCCGCATCTGGTCAAGCCGCTGCCGTTCTTGTTTCCGCTGACCAAGCGCGGCTGGGAACGCCCGTACATCGCCGCCGGCATCTTTCTTTACGACAGCCTGGGCGGCGCGAAATCCGTTCCGGCGCAAAAACATTTGACCCGCGCCGGGGCTTTAAGGCTGAGCCCGGGCCTGAAGCGGACGTCGCTGATCGGCGGCATCCGCTACTACGACACTGTCGTCGACGACGCCCGCCACACCATGACGGTGGCCCGCACGGCGGCGCACTACGGCGCGGTCGTGCGGACGTCGACTCAGGTGGTGGCGTTGCTGCGGGAGGGCGACCGGGTGGTCGGCGTCCGCGTTCGCGATTCCGAGGACGGCTCGATTACCGAGGTCCGCGGCCACGTCGTGGTCAACGCCACCGGGGTCTGGACCGACGAGATCCAGGCGCTGTCCAAGCAGCGCGGCCGGTTCCAGGTGCGCGCGTCCAAGGGCGTGCACATCGTGGTGCCCCGGGACCGGATCGTCAGCGACGTGGCGATCATCCTGCGCACCGAGAAGTCGGTGATGTTCGTCATCCCGTGGGGCAACCACTGGATCATCGGCACCACCGACACCGACTGGAACCTCGACCTGGCGCACCCCGCGGCCACCAAGGCCGACATCGACTACATCCTGGGCACCGTCAACACCGTGCTGGCCACCCCGCTGACGCACGCCGACATCGACGGCGTGTACGCCGGGCTGCGCCCGCTGCTCGCCGGCGAGAGCGAGGAAACCTCCAAGCTGAGCCGCGAGCACGCGGTCGCGGTGCCCGCGCCCGGGCTGGTCGCCATCGCCGGCGGCAAATACACCACCTACCGGGTGATGGCCTCCGACGCGATCGACACCGCGGTCCAGTTCGTCCCGGCCCGGGTCGCGCCGTCGATCACCGAGAAGGTGAGCTTGTTGGGCGCCGACGGCTACTTCGCGCTGATCAACCAGGCCGAACACGTCGGCGAACTGGTGGGTCTGCACCCCTACCGGGTGCGCCACCTGCTGGACCGCTACGGCGCGCTGATGGACGACGTGCTGGCCCTGGCCGCCGACCGGCCCGAGCTGCTCAGCCCCATCAAGGAGGCGCCGGGCTATTTGAAGGTGGAGGCGTTATACGCCGTCACCGACGAAGGGGCCCTGCATCTCGAGGACATCCTGGCGCGCCGGATGCGGATCTCCATCGAGTACTCGCACCGCGGCGTCGACTGCGCCCGCGAGGTGGCCGAGGTGGTCGCGCCCGTGCTGGGCTGGAGCGCCGCCGACATCGACCGCGAGGTGGCCAACTACACGGCGCGGGTGGAGGCCGAGATCCTGTCGCAGGCCCAGCCCGACGACGTGTCGGCCGACGAGCTGCGCGCCAGTGCGCCCGAGGCGCGCGCCGAAATCCTCGAGCCGGTGCCCTTAAGTTGA
- a CDS encoding M20 family metallopeptidase: MSLTDSAESWLAAHYDDLVDWRRHIHRYPELGRQEYATTQFVAERLADAGLNPKVLPGGTGLVCDFGPEHEPRIALRADMDALPMAERTGAPYESTMPNVAHACGHDAHTAILLGTALALASVPELPVGVRLIFQAAEELMPGGAIDAIAAGAITGVSRIFALHCDPRLEVGKVAVRQGPITSAADQIEITLYSPGGHTSRPHLTADLVYGLGTLITGLPGVLSRRIDPRNNTVLVWGAVNAGVAPNAIPQTGVLAGTVRTASRHTWVDLEAMIREVVAGLLAPLKIEHTLQYRRGVPPVVNEEVSTHILTHAIEAVGPDALADTRQSGGGEDFSWYLEEIPGAMARLGVWSGEGPQLDLHQPTFDLDERALAVGVRVLVNIIEQAAAF; the protein is encoded by the coding sequence ATGAGCCTCACCGACTCCGCCGAATCCTGGCTGGCCGCACACTACGACGACCTGGTCGACTGGCGGCGCCACATCCATCGCTACCCGGAGTTGGGCCGTCAGGAGTACGCCACCACGCAGTTCGTCGCCGAGCGGCTGGCCGACGCCGGGCTCAACCCGAAGGTGCTGCCCGGCGGGACCGGCCTGGTGTGCGATTTCGGTCCCGAGCACGAGCCGAGGATCGCGTTGCGCGCCGACATGGACGCGCTGCCGATGGCCGAGCGGACCGGCGCGCCCTACGAATCGACGATGCCCAACGTCGCGCACGCCTGCGGCCATGACGCGCACACCGCGATCCTGCTCGGAACGGCGCTGGCCCTGGCGTCGGTGCCCGAACTGCCCGTCGGGGTCCGGCTGATCTTTCAGGCCGCCGAGGAGCTGATGCCCGGCGGCGCCATCGATGCGATCGCGGCCGGTGCGATCACCGGGGTGTCGCGGATCTTCGCGCTGCATTGCGATCCGCGGCTCGAGGTCGGCAAGGTCGCGGTGCGGCAGGGACCGATCACCTCGGCGGCCGACCAGATCGAGATCACGCTGTATTCGCCGGGCGGGCACACGTCGCGTCCCCATCTGACCGCCGACCTGGTCTACGGACTGGGCACGCTGATCACCGGGCTGCCCGGGGTGCTGTCGCGGCGCATCGACCCACGCAACAACACGGTGTTGGTGTGGGGCGCGGTGAACGCGGGTGTGGCGCCCAACGCCATTCCGCAAACCGGTGTGCTGGCCGGCACCGTGCGCACCGCCAGCCGGCACACCTGGGTGGACCTGGAGGCGATGATCCGCGAGGTCGTCGCGGGCCTGCTGGCGCCGCTGAAGATCGAGCACACGCTGCAATACCGGCGCGGCGTGCCGCCGGTGGTCAACGAGGAGGTCTCGACGCACATCCTCACCCACGCGATCGAAGCCGTCGGCCCCGATGCGCTCGCCGACACCCGGCAGTCCGGCGGCGGCGAGGATTTCTCCTGGTACTTAGAGGAGATCCCGGGTGCGATGGCGCGCCTGGGCGTGTGGTCCGGCGAGGGACCGCAGTTGGACCTGCACCAGCCGACGTTCGACCTCGACGAGCGCGCCCTGGCCGTCGGCGTGCGGGTGCTGGTCAACATCATCGAGCAGGCGGCGGCTTTCTGA
- a CDS encoding DUF732 domain-containing protein: protein MVTRLLVAVTVALIGPLAAVQAAHADTNDSKFLSLLNSEGITDHVAPAHAIEAAHSVCAELEAGKKPSDVATEVLNNSTMPAYHCGYFVGAAIKVYCPQFTPEETAANG, encoded by the coding sequence ATGGTTACCCGTCTTCTCGTGGCCGTGACCGTCGCGTTGATCGGCCCGCTGGCGGCAGTGCAGGCTGCGCACGCCGACACCAACGACAGCAAGTTCCTCTCGCTGCTGAACTCCGAGGGCATCACCGACCACGTCGCCCCGGCCCACGCGATCGAGGCGGCGCACAGCGTGTGCGCAGAACTTGAAGCGGGCAAGAAGCCCAGCGACGTGGCGACCGAAGTCCTGAACAACAGCACCATGCCCGCCTACCACTGCGGCTACTTTGTCGGCGCGGCGATCAAGGTGTACTGCCCGCAGTTCACTCCCGAGGAGACCGCCGCCAACGGCTAG
- a CDS encoding NAD(P)H-quinone dehydrogenase, protein MVTRIVIIGGGPAGYEAALVAASSHPESTDITLIDAEGAGGAAVLDDCVPSKTFIASTWLRTELRRAPRLGFDIDIDDAKIDLAQIHARVKKLAADQSADIAAQLRNVGVKLVAGRGELVDPAPGLARHRVKATHSDPGPDGPVVSEYDADVVLIATGASPRIMPTAQPDGERILTWRQLYDLDALPEHLIVVGSGVTGAEFVHAYTELGVQVSVAASRDRVLPYEDADAAAVLEESFAERGVQLFKNARAESVTRTEDGVLVTMTDGRTVEGSHALITIGSVPNTSGLGLERVGIELGQGDYLKVDRVSRTSVPGIYAAGDCTGLLLLASVAAMQGRIAMYHALGEGVSPIRLRTVAATVFTRPEIAAVGVPQSMIDDGSVPARTIMLPLRTNARAKMSGLRQGFVKVFCRKSTGVVIGGVVVAPIASELILPIAVAVQNRITVNALAETLAVYPSLSGSITEAARRLMAHDDLD, encoded by the coding sequence GTGGTGACCCGCATCGTGATCATCGGCGGCGGACCGGCCGGTTACGAAGCCGCGCTGGTGGCCGCCTCGTCCCACCCGGAATCGACCGACATCACCCTGATCGACGCCGAGGGCGCCGGCGGGGCGGCCGTACTGGACGACTGCGTGCCGTCCAAGACGTTCATCGCCTCGACCTGGCTGCGCACCGAGCTGCGTCGGGCGCCGCGGCTGGGCTTCGACATCGACATCGATGACGCCAAGATCGACCTGGCGCAGATCCACGCCCGCGTCAAAAAGCTGGCCGCCGACCAGTCCGCCGACATCGCCGCCCAACTGCGCAATGTCGGGGTGAAATTGGTCGCCGGGCGCGGGGAGTTGGTCGACCCCGCCCCGGGGCTGGCGCGGCACCGCGTCAAGGCGACGCATTCCGACCCGGGGCCCGACGGCCCCGTCGTCAGCGAGTACGACGCCGACGTGGTGCTGATCGCCACCGGCGCCAGCCCGCGGATCATGCCGACGGCCCAGCCCGACGGCGAACGCATCCTGACCTGGCGCCAGCTCTACGACCTGGATGCGCTGCCGGAGCACCTGATCGTGGTGGGCTCCGGGGTGACCGGGGCCGAATTCGTGCACGCCTACACCGAGCTGGGCGTGCAGGTGTCGGTGGCGGCCAGCCGCGACCGGGTGCTGCCCTACGAAGACGCCGACGCGGCCGCGGTGCTGGAGGAGTCGTTCGCCGAGCGCGGCGTGCAGCTGTTCAAGAACGCCCGCGCCGAATCGGTCACCCGCACCGAGGACGGCGTCCTGGTCACCATGACCGACGGCCGCACCGTCGAGGGCAGCCACGCTTTAATCACCATCGGATCGGTGCCCAACACCTCCGGCCTCGGCCTGGAACGGGTCGGCATCGAGCTCGGTCAGGGCGACTACCTGAAAGTGGACCGGGTGTCGCGCACCTCGGTGCCCGGCATCTATGCCGCAGGCGACTGCACCGGGCTGCTGCTGTTGGCCTCGGTCGCGGCCATGCAGGGCCGGATCGCGATGTATCACGCGCTGGGCGAGGGCGTCAGCCCGATCCGGCTGCGCACGGTGGCGGCGACGGTGTTCACCAGGCCCGAGATCGCCGCGGTCGGGGTGCCGCAATCGATGATCGACGACGGTTCGGTGCCGGCCCGGACCATCATGCTGCCGTTGCGGACCAACGCCCGGGCCAAGATGTCGGGGTTGCGGCAGGGCTTCGTCAAGGTCTTTTGCCGCAAGTCCACCGGCGTGGTGATCGGCGGCGTGGTGGTGGCGCCGATCGCCTCCGAGCTGATCCTGCCGATCGCCGTGGCGGTGCAGAACCGCATCACCGTCAACGCGTTGGCCGAGACGCTGGCGGTGTACCCGTCGCTGTCCGGGTCGATCACCGAGGCCGCGCGCCGGTTGATGGCGCACGACGATCTGGACTAG